A genomic segment from Actinomycetota bacterium encodes:
- the fbp gene encoding fructose-1,6-bisphosphate aldolase/phosphatase, protein MKVTFSIIKADVGGYVGHSDVHPAMLSRTRELLAEAKEKGLIIDYCQAKCGDDIALIMTHTKGPDNEDIHHFAWDTFEKVTEVAKELGQYGAGQDLLTDAFSGNLRGMGPGFAEMEIVERKSEPIICFLADKTEPGSWNYPLYKMFADPFNTAGLVIDPSMHDGFRFEVHDLIDEKKVIFNTPEEIYDMLVFIGAPSRYVIKHVFRKGDDSNEPVAVTSTQRLFLMAGRYVGKDDPVMAVRCQSGLPAVGEVVEPFAFPYTVAGWMRGSHHGPFMPVGTDWDTPTRFDGPPRVVALGFQLIEGKLVGPRDMFADPSYNNARQKALDIADYLRAHGPFEPHRLPLDEMEYTTMPAVLEKLADRFVPLEGDERDH, encoded by the coding sequence ATGAAGGTCACGTTCAGCATAATCAAGGCCGATGTGGGGGGCTACGTCGGCCATTCCGACGTGCACCCGGCGATGCTCAGCCGCACGCGTGAGCTGCTCGCCGAGGCCAAGGAAAAAGGGCTGATCATCGATTACTGCCAGGCCAAGTGTGGCGACGATATCGCCCTGATCATGACCCACACAAAAGGCCCGGACAACGAGGACATCCACCACTTCGCCTGGGATACCTTCGAGAAAGTCACCGAGGTGGCCAAGGAACTCGGGCAGTACGGCGCGGGGCAGGACCTGCTCACCGACGCCTTCTCCGGCAACCTGCGCGGCATGGGCCCCGGGTTCGCGGAGATGGAGATAGTGGAGCGCAAGAGCGAGCCCATCATCTGCTTCCTGGCCGACAAGACCGAGCCGGGGTCCTGGAACTATCCCCTCTACAAGATGTTCGCCGACCCCTTCAACACCGCCGGCCTGGTAATCGACCCCTCCATGCACGACGGCTTCCGCTTCGAGGTGCACGACCTCATCGACGAGAAGAAGGTCATCTTCAACACCCCCGAGGAGATCTACGACATGCTGGTGTTCATCGGCGCGCCCTCGCGCTACGTCATCAAGCACGTCTTCCGCAAGGGCGACGACAGCAATGAGCCGGTGGCGGTGACCTCCACCCAGCGCCTCTTCCTCATGGCCGGGCGCTACGTGGGCAAGGACGACCCGGTGATGGCGGTGCGCTGCCAGAGCGGGCTGCCCGCCGTGGGGGAGGTCGTCGAGCCCTTCGCCTTCCCCTACACCGTGGCGGGATGGATGCGGGGCAGCCACCACGGGCCCTTCATGCCCGTGGGAACCGACTGGGACACCCCCACCCGCTTCGATGGACCCCCGAGGGTGGTGGCCCTGGGCTTCCAGCTCATAGAGGGGAAACTGGTGGGCCCCCGGGACATGTTCGCCGACCCGAGCTACAACAACGCCCGCCAGAAGGCGCTGGACATCGCGGATTACCTGCGCGCGCACGGACCCTTCGAGCCGCACCGCCTGCCCCTGGACGAGATGGAGTACACCACCATGCCCGCGGTGCTGGAGAAGCTGGCCGACCGCTTCGTCCCCCTCGAGGGCGACGAACGCGATCACTAA
- a CDS encoding Nramp family divalent metal transporter → MLGRGGRTKRRPGRREILIFLTVLGPGLITAMVDNDAGGIATYSVAGARFGYELLWVLTFTAVLLAMVQEMTVRMGMVTGKGLAALIRERFSLRLTAFIMLTLLVTNFANTISNFAGLAASMQLFHVPPWIAVPPLAALIWWLVVKGTYKRVEKVFLIASLVYISYIISAFMAKPEWGEVARSLVTPSPQFNTAYLVMTVTIVGTTIAPWMQFYQQAAIVDKGLDSSKIRYERVDTVVGSVLMTVVAMFIVICCAAAFYNNPEIGPTTITSAEQAAAALAPVAGSNASYLFGLGLLVASLFAGSILPLSTAYTVCEAFGWESGIDRPYREAPRFYFIYTFLIAGSALLVMIPGIPLVLLMVLSQTMNGILLPVILLCMLTLVNDRDIMGAYVNPPWLNGVMWTVTALLTSLTLVLIVSTFFPSG, encoded by the coding sequence ATGCTCGGCAGGGGAGGCCGCACCAAGAGACGGCCGGGCCGCCGGGAGATACTGATATTCCTGACAGTACTCGGCCCCGGCCTGATCACCGCCATGGTGGACAACGACGCCGGCGGCATAGCCACCTACTCCGTGGCCGGCGCCCGCTTCGGCTACGAGCTGTTGTGGGTACTCACCTTCACCGCCGTCCTGCTGGCCATGGTCCAGGAGATGACCGTGCGCATGGGCATGGTCACGGGAAAGGGACTGGCTGCTCTCATCCGTGAGAGGTTCTCCCTGCGCCTGACCGCCTTCATCATGCTCACACTCCTGGTGACCAACTTCGCCAACACCATCTCCAACTTCGCCGGACTCGCGGCGAGCATGCAGCTCTTTCACGTCCCGCCCTGGATAGCAGTGCCGCCCCTGGCGGCGCTCATCTGGTGGCTGGTGGTCAAGGGCACCTATAAGCGGGTGGAGAAGGTCTTTCTCATCGCCTCCCTGGTCTATATCTCCTATATCATCTCGGCTTTCATGGCCAAGCCCGAATGGGGCGAGGTGGCCAGGTCGCTGGTCACCCCCTCGCCGCAGTTCAACACGGCTTACCTGGTCATGACGGTGACCATCGTCGGCACCACCATCGCCCCCTGGATGCAGTTCTACCAGCAGGCGGCCATCGTGGACAAGGGGCTCGATTCCTCCAAGATAAGGTACGAGCGCGTCGATACCGTGGTGGGCTCGGTGCTCATGACCGTGGTGGCCATGTTCATCGTCATCTGCTGCGCGGCGGCCTTCTACAACAACCCGGAGATCGGCCCCACCACCATCACCAGCGCGGAACAGGCGGCGGCGGCACTGGCCCCGGTGGCCGGCAGCAACGCCTCCTACCTCTTCGGGCTGGGGCTATTGGTGGCATCGCTCTTCGCGGGGTCCATCCTGCCCCTCTCCACCGCCTATACGGTATGCGAGGCGTTCGGGTGGGAATCGGGCATCGACCGCCCCTACCGGGAAGCGCCCCGTTTCTATTTCATCTATACCTTCCTCATCGCCGGGAGCGCTCTGCTGGTGATGATCCCCGGCATCCCGCTGGTCCTGCTCATGGTGCTTTCGCAGACCATGAACGGCATACTGCTGCCGGTCATCCTGCTGTGCATGCTGACCCTGGTGAACGACCGCGATATCATGGGCGCCTACGTCAACCCGCCCTGGCTCAATGGGGTCATGTGGACGGTCACCGCCCTCTTGACCTCGTTGACCCTGGTCTTGATCGTTTCGACTTTTTTTCCGTCGGGCTGA
- a CDS encoding 5-formyltetrahydrofolate cyclo-ligase — MIHKKKKELRKKVQELRDAMDPEQRKLLSARVCENLWSVPEFASARTVLFFISFRSEVDTVPMIRRALDEGKVVCVPCTDDGEKSMVASRIIDLEGDLEVGNYDILEPREACLRPIPPQEIDVVLMPGVAFDLSGGRLGYGGGYYDRFLERCDPRCALIAVAFDIQIIEHVPCADHDHHIHKVVTESRVIDCRDGCPAS; from the coding sequence ATGATCCACAAAAAAAAGAAAGAGCTGCGCAAAAAGGTCCAGGAACTGCGCGACGCCATGGATCCCGAGCAGAGGAAGCTCCTCTCGGCCCGCGTCTGTGAGAACCTGTGGTCTGTCCCGGAGTTCGCCTCCGCCCGTACCGTCCTTTTCTTCATCTCCTTCCGCAGCGAGGTGGACACCGTACCCATGATCCGCCGCGCCCTGGACGAGGGCAAGGTGGTCTGCGTGCCCTGCACCGACGACGGGGAAAAGAGCATGGTGGCCTCCCGCATCATCGACCTCGAGGGCGACCTGGAGGTGGGGAACTACGACATCCTCGAACCGAGGGAGGCGTGCCTGCGACCGATACCGCCGCAAGAGATCGACGTGGTGCTCATGCCCGGGGTGGCCTTCGACCTCTCCGGCGGCCGCCTGGGATACGGCGGCGGCTATTACGACCGTTTCCTCGAGAGATGCGACCCGCGCTGCGCGCTCATCGCCGTGGCCTTCGATATCCAGATCATCGAGCACGTGCCCTGTGCCGACCACGACCACCACATCCACAAGGTGGTGACCGAGTCGCGGGTCATCGACTGCCGGGACGGCTGTCCAGCTTCTTGA
- a CDS encoding metallophosphoesterase — protein sequence MARVILLADTHIPKVGTPLPRELLEACEGADLIVHAGDLIELSVLDELGRLAPTRAVYGNMDRPEVRSVLPEQTVARVGDKRIGVIHGWGPPMGIERRVLSRFSGVDVVVFGHTHKALVEERKGTLLVNPGSPNDRRFSDRLSYAVLDIEEGEVRPRIVWL from the coding sequence GTGGCGCGGGTCATATTGCTGGCCGATACCCATATACCCAAGGTGGGCACGCCGCTGCCGCGGGAGCTGTTGGAGGCCTGCGAGGGGGCCGACCTCATCGTGCACGCCGGCGACCTCATCGAATTGTCCGTCCTGGACGAACTGGGGAGGCTGGCGCCGACCCGGGCGGTGTACGGGAACATGGACCGGCCGGAGGTGAGGTCGGTGCTGCCCGAGCAGACCGTCGCCAGGGTGGGGGATAAGCGCATCGGGGTCATCCATGGCTGGGGGCCGCCCATGGGCATCGAGAGGCGGGTGCTCTCGCGTTTTTCGGGCGTGGACGTGGTCGTCTTCGGCCACACCCATAAAGCGCTGGTGGAGGAGAGGAAAGGGACCCTGCTGGTGAACCCCGGCAGCCCCAACGACCGCCGCTTCTCCGACCGCCTCTCCTACGCGGTCCTGGATATCGAGGAGGGCGAGGTCAGGCCGCGCATAGTCTGGTTATAG
- a CDS encoding zinc ribbon domain-containing protein: MRCPNCDYDNPEGRRYCEECGEKLLDLEAMKARARRRSGREAAAYRREAQKDGLDAEEAERRRRRSSRRRTRPWVGVLLLAVVLIAVIVVIIVLASGGESGPEKAVNDFFNAIKNKDIVVFIKHTEPDLYKMVKSGEYQPDPYSDGLEYDTYTLDGLTTRLVSEDGDSAEVEITGGFFEGFFSDGSNSGGVDFSQYPRLVRLVRVEGTWIVQDYQMMKLPYPIAEIGPDQPEYPEVEEPS, translated from the coding sequence TTGCGCTGTCCCAATTGCGACTACGATAACCCGGAAGGACGCCGCTACTGCGAGGAGTGCGGCGAGAAACTCCTCGACCTCGAGGCGATGAAAGCTCGCGCCCGCAGGCGTTCGGGGCGCGAGGCGGCGGCGTACCGCCGCGAGGCCCAGAAGGACGGCCTCGACGCCGAGGAGGCGGAACGGCGCAGGCGCCGCTCCTCGCGCCGGCGTACCAGGCCCTGGGTGGGCGTGCTGCTGCTGGCGGTCGTCTTGATAGCCGTCATCGTGGTCATAATCGTCCTGGCCAGCGGAGGTGAGAGCGGGCCGGAGAAAGCGGTCAATGACTTCTTCAACGCCATCAAGAACAAGGATATCGTAGTCTTTATAAAACATACGGAACCCGATCTTTATAAAATGGTAAAGAGCGGTGAATACCAACCTGACCCCTATAGCGATGGCCTGGAATACGATACCTATACCCTCGACGGGCTGACCACGCGGCTGGTATCGGAGGATGGAGACAGCGCCGAGGTGGAGATCACCGGGGGCTTTTTCGAGGGGTTTTTCAGTGATGGCAGCAACAGCGGCGGCGTTGATTTCTCGCAATACCCCCGTCTGGTGAGGCTGGTCAGGGTCGAGGGCACCTGGATAGTGCAGGACTACCAGATGATGAAGCTGCCGTACCCCATCGCCGAGATAGGACCGGATCAGCCGGAATACCCCGAGGTGGAGGAGCCGAGCTGA
- a CDS encoding zinc ribbon domain-containing protein → MGFVDKLKQQASSLGAQIDQALDSTKQKGQVGTLRKQRGDMIAQLGEALLEQFRQQQVDAEQLRPQVEQIFEVERQIIDAEAAAEAQRQAAAAPPAPPQAPAAPPAPPAPPAPPAAAPAPPQAPAEAGAVTCPSCGNEVPAGSAFCPNCGTRV, encoded by the coding sequence ATGGGATTCGTCGATAAGCTGAAGCAGCAGGCATCGAGCCTGGGCGCGCAGATCGACCAGGCGCTGGACAGCACCAAGCAGAAGGGCCAGGTGGGCACGCTGCGCAAGCAGCGCGGGGACATGATCGCCCAGCTGGGCGAAGCCCTGCTGGAGCAGTTCCGGCAGCAGCAGGTGGACGCCGAGCAACTGCGTCCGCAGGTGGAGCAGATCTTCGAGGTGGAGCGGCAGATCATCGATGCCGAGGCCGCCGCGGAGGCCCAGAGGCAGGCAGCAGCCGCGCCCCCGGCTCCACCCCAGGCCCCGGCCGCTCCGCCCGCTCCGCCCGCGCCGCCCGCGCCTCCTGCGGCTGCCCCGGCTCCGCCCCAGGCTCCGGCTGAGGCGGGAGCGGTAACCTGCCCTTCCTGCGGGAACGAGGTCCCGGCCGGGTCGGCTTTCTGCCCCAACTGCGGGACGAGAGTCTGA
- the gltA gene encoding NADPH-dependent glutamate synthase has product MSTEDKKGKTRIPRVAMPEQDAEARKGNFEEVALGLGEREAMIEASRCLQCKKKPCVAGCPVEIDIPAFIKSIEGGDFLEAAARLKDQNNLPAVCGRVCPQETQCEEVCTLGKKGDPVAIGRLERFASDYEASHGELIVPPPRARTGRKVAVIGAGPGGLTCAGDLARMGHDVTVFEALNAPGGVLTYGIPEFRLPKAIVMREVEYVRRLGVEIKLDQVIGCSNTLQELFESGYEAAFIAIGAGLPMFMDIPGENLNGVYSANEYLTRSNLMKAYLFPAYDTPIKKARKVAVIGGGNVALDSARTALRLGAEEVSIVYRRSRTEMPARAEEVGHAAEEGVVFKFLTLPVRILGEDWVRGMECLEMELGEPDDSGRRRPVPIKGSEFELDVDLVVMAIGTRANPLLPATLPELKRNKWGYIEVDPETGQTSVPNIFAGGDIVTGSATVIEAMGAGKTSARAIHKLLTGEEAPF; this is encoded by the coding sequence ATGAGCACAGAGGACAAGAAGGGCAAGACCAGGATACCTCGCGTCGCCATGCCCGAACAGGACGCAGAGGCGCGCAAGGGCAACTTCGAGGAGGTCGCGCTGGGGCTGGGAGAAAGGGAGGCCATGATCGAGGCCTCGCGCTGCCTGCAGTGCAAGAAGAAACCCTGCGTGGCCGGGTGCCCGGTCGAGATAGATATCCCCGCCTTCATCAAATCCATCGAGGGGGGCGACTTCCTGGAGGCAGCGGCCAGGCTCAAGGACCAGAACAACCTGCCGGCGGTATGCGGCCGGGTGTGCCCACAGGAGACACAGTGCGAGGAGGTCTGCACCCTTGGCAAGAAGGGCGACCCCGTGGCCATCGGGAGGCTGGAGCGCTTCGCCTCGGACTACGAGGCTTCCCACGGCGAGTTGATCGTCCCTCCGCCCCGGGCGCGCACGGGAAGGAAGGTGGCGGTCATCGGCGCTGGTCCGGGCGGCCTCACCTGCGCCGGAGACCTGGCGCGCATGGGACACGACGTCACCGTCTTCGAGGCCCTCAACGCCCCCGGCGGTGTCCTCACCTACGGTATCCCCGAGTTCCGTCTCCCCAAGGCCATCGTCATGCGCGAGGTCGAATACGTGCGACGGCTGGGGGTGGAGATCAAGCTGGACCAGGTCATCGGCTGCAGCAACACCCTGCAGGAACTCTTCGAGAGCGGCTACGAGGCCGCCTTCATCGCCATCGGCGCCGGCCTCCCCATGTTCATGGACATCCCCGGCGAGAACCTCAACGGCGTGTATTCCGCCAACGAGTACCTGACCAGGTCGAACCTGATGAAAGCCTACCTGTTCCCCGCCTACGACACCCCGATCAAGAAGGCCAGAAAGGTGGCGGTCATCGGCGGAGGCAACGTGGCCCTAGACAGCGCACGCACCGCCCTCCGCCTGGGTGCCGAGGAGGTGAGTATCGTCTATCGCCGCTCCCGCACGGAGATGCCGGCCCGCGCAGAGGAGGTCGGGCACGCCGCCGAGGAGGGCGTGGTCTTCAAGTTCCTAACCCTGCCCGTCCGCATACTGGGCGAGGACTGGGTGCGGGGCATGGAGTGCCTGGAGATGGAGCTGGGCGAGCCCGACGACAGCGGGAGGCGCCGGCCCGTCCCCATCAAGGGCTCCGAGTTCGAGCTGGACGTGGACCTGGTGGTCATGGCCATCGGCACCAGGGCCAACCCGCTCCTGCCGGCGACCCTGCCGGAGCTGAAGCGTAACAAGTGGGGATACATCGAGGTGGACCCAGAGACAGGCCAGACCTCCGTGCCCAATATCTTCGCGGGCGGAGACATCGTCACCGGCTCGGCCACGGTCATCGAGGCCATGGGAGCGGGCAAGACCTCGGCCCGGGCCATCCACAAGCTGCTCACGGGGGAGGAAGCCCCCTTCTAG
- a CDS encoding DUF4349 domain-containing protein, with protein sequence MTQKRWIGLGTACVLLLIFTVAMVLGCGGEIEQGPRPTSDETLWYEADAGRAGAEESVAAETKDAVNELAAGEGEAIVSPGSSTLPQMQLKVIKTALMEMDTEKGGYARIREDALAIAAAAGGYVEGESASRDDEGFTYATLTLRIPADRFDEVAAEVADLGEVVSTQVSTNDVTAEYVDMESRLKHLQAEESFYMSLIAKAQTIQEMITIREHLDSIQLEKEQVQGRMNFLDQQVGYSTITLSVDETGPEDDGEGFWASVGDAFRSFGRGMGKLAVGFFYALPYLLIVAAAAVVAWLLVRRARKNKPGESTPPDV encoded by the coding sequence ATGACACAAAAACGATGGATAGGCCTGGGGACCGCCTGCGTGCTGCTGCTTATCTTCACCGTCGCGATGGTGCTGGGATGCGGCGGGGAGATCGAGCAGGGTCCGCGCCCCACGAGCGACGAGACCCTGTGGTATGAAGCGGATGCGGGCAGGGCGGGAGCGGAGGAATCGGTCGCGGCGGAGACGAAAGACGCGGTGAACGAACTCGCCGCGGGGGAGGGCGAGGCCATCGTTTCTCCCGGCTCGTCCACGTTGCCCCAGATGCAGCTCAAGGTGATCAAGACCGCCCTCATGGAGATGGATACGGAGAAGGGCGGATACGCAAGGATAAGGGAGGACGCCCTGGCCATCGCCGCGGCGGCCGGCGGCTACGTGGAGGGGGAGAGCGCGAGCCGTGACGACGAAGGCTTCACCTATGCCACCCTCACCCTGCGCATCCCGGCCGACAGGTTCGACGAGGTCGCGGCGGAAGTCGCGGACCTGGGAGAGGTGGTCTCCACCCAGGTCTCCACGAACGACGTCACCGCGGAGTATGTGGACATGGAGAGCCGGCTGAAGCACCTGCAGGCCGAGGAGTCCTTCTACATGTCCCTTATCGCCAAAGCCCAGACCATCCAGGAGATGATCACCATACGGGAACACCTCGATTCCATCCAGCTAGAGAAGGAGCAGGTACAAGGGAGGATGAACTTCCTCGACCAGCAGGTCGGGTACTCCACCATTACCCTTTCGGTGGACGAGACCGGCCCCGAGGACGATGGAGAGGGGTTCTGGGCCTCCGTGGGCGATGCCTTCAGGAGCTTTGGCCGGGGCATGGGTAAGCTGGCGGTGGGTTTCTTCTACGCGCTTCCCTACCTGTTGATAGTGGCAGCGGCAGCGGTCGTCGCCTGGCTGTTGGTGCGCCGCGCGAGGAAGAACAAGCCGGGGGAGTCGACGCCGCCCGACGTGTAG
- a CDS encoding CooT family nickel-binding protein produces the protein MCESHAYLLEGDEEKLIMEDVIDVREEGGKVILSNIIGEESALEAEVAAITLLDHKVLLRPL, from the coding sequence ATGTGCGAATCCCACGCCTACCTGCTCGAGGGCGACGAGGAAAAACTCATCATGGAAGACGTGATCGACGTCAGGGAAGAGGGCGGCAAGGTCATCCTCTCCAACATCATCGGTGAGGAGAGCGCGCTGGAGGCAGAGGTGGCGGCCATCACCCTGCTCGACCACAAGGTCCTCCTCCGCCCCCTGTAA
- a CDS encoding DUF5318 family protein: protein MKSTATSVDYTLRKRSVLRDYRCGRLSVYDVCDAHPEMRRIAVNVGEDTSNMCPVCRRERLRLLNFVYGSELDRDNGRVFPTHAIFDGLREKYREYTCYVVEVCTGCSWNHLVRSIRFENTGGN from the coding sequence ATGAAGAGCACGGCCACCAGCGTGGACTACACCCTGCGCAAGCGGTCCGTACTGCGTGATTACCGCTGCGGCCGCCTCTCCGTGTACGACGTCTGCGACGCCCACCCGGAGATGCGCAGGATCGCCGTCAACGTCGGGGAGGACACGAGCAATATGTGCCCGGTGTGCAGACGCGAGAGGCTGCGCCTGCTCAACTTCGTATACGGCAGCGAACTGGACCGCGACAACGGCCGCGTGTTTCCCACCCATGCCATCTTCGACGGCCTGCGGGAAAAATATCGCGAGTACACCTGCTACGTGGTGGAAGTATGCACCGGGTGCAGCTGGAACCACCTCGTGCGCAGCATCCGTTTTGAGAACACGGGAGGTAACTGA
- a CDS encoding histidine phosphatase family protein has product MELVLVRHGETEYNRADLFRGRVDLPLNDRGEEQARAAAVYLSGLDFEAFRSSPLQRAMRTAEVIAEPHGGEVLPLEHFIDVDYGHWSGKSADEIRKEWPREFAIWADDPDRAVFPGGEAVREVRERLCEGLESLAGEHEGTVLLVGHKLINRITVCIVLGLPTVGIWRVEQTNAAINFISHGERGWVLKRLNDTGHLRGIESNEQQT; this is encoded by the coding sequence ATGGAGCTGGTGCTGGTAAGACACGGGGAGACCGAGTACAACCGCGCGGACCTCTTTCGGGGGCGCGTGGACCTGCCCTTGAACGATCGCGGCGAGGAGCAGGCCAGGGCGGCGGCTGTATACCTCTCTGGCCTGGACTTCGAGGCCTTCCGCTCCAGTCCCCTGCAGCGCGCGATGCGGACCGCGGAAGTCATCGCGGAGCCCCACGGCGGAGAGGTCCTTCCCCTGGAGCATTTCATTGATGTCGACTACGGGCACTGGAGCGGAAAGAGCGCCGACGAGATCCGTAAGGAATGGCCGCGGGAGTTCGCCATCTGGGCCGACGACCCCGACAGGGCCGTCTTTCCGGGCGGGGAAGCGGTGCGCGAGGTGCGGGAGCGCCTCTGCGAGGGATTGGAGTCGCTGGCGGGCGAGCACGAGGGAACGGTGCTCCTGGTCGGGCACAAGCTCATCAACCGCATCACGGTCTGCATCGTTCTGGGGCTGCCCACCGTGGGGATCTGGAGAGTGGAACAGACCAACGCGGCCATCAATTTCATCTCCCACGGGGAGCGGGGCTGGGTGCTGAAGCGCCTGAACGACACCGGCCACCTGCGTGGGATCGAGAGCAACGAGCAGCAGACCTGA
- a CDS encoding MogA/MoaB family molybdenum cofactor biosynthesis protein, giving the protein MSGFRVAILTVSDKGSRGEREDLSGQAVEETVLGAGMLVEARDVVPDEFGDIEAKLRYYCDEIGVDLVLTTGGTGLSPRDITPEATRRVIHREAPGFAEAMRAASLRATPHAMLSRAASGIRGRTLIVNLPGSPRGARENLEAILPALPHGLEKLRGDEGECATP; this is encoded by the coding sequence GTGAGTGGGTTCAGGGTCGCCATCCTCACGGTGAGCGACAAAGGCTCCCGCGGCGAAAGGGAAGACCTCTCCGGCCAGGCGGTCGAGGAGACGGTCCTGGGAGCGGGCATGCTCGTGGAGGCACGGGATGTCGTGCCCGACGAGTTCGGCGATATAGAGGCGAAACTCAGGTATTACTGCGACGAGATCGGGGTGGACCTTGTGCTGACCACGGGCGGCACCGGCTTGAGCCCCCGCGACATCACCCCCGAGGCCACACGCCGCGTCATCCACCGCGAGGCGCCGGGTTTCGCGGAGGCCATGCGAGCCGCTTCGCTCCGCGCGACCCCCCACGCCATGCTCTCGCGCGCTGCCAGCGGCATCCGCGGCCGTACGCTCATCGTCAACCTGCCGGGGAGCCCCCGCGGCGCCAGAGAGAACCTGGAGGCCATCCTCCCCGCCCTCCCGCACGGCCTCGAGAAGCTGCGTGGAGACGAGGGAGAATGTGCCACGCCGTGA
- a CDS encoding MOSC domain-containing protein, whose translation MRTARGEIVAVCTSAEKHVQKEAVDEVFLTPEMGIEGDAHYGFGHRQVSLLADESVDKMRARGLSDLQPGAFGENLVTRGIDLLSFAIGDRLRVGDGVLLEVTQIGKECVDRCAIYYAAGDCIMPREGIFTRVVEGGKVQPGDEIVTVEA comes from the coding sequence ATGAGAACGGCCCGGGGTGAGATAGTCGCCGTCTGCACCAGCGCGGAGAAGCACGTCCAGAAGGAGGCGGTGGATGAAGTGTTCCTCACACCCGAGATGGGCATCGAGGGCGATGCCCACTACGGCTTCGGCCACCGCCAGGTCAGCCTGCTGGCCGACGAGAGCGTGGACAAGATGCGCGCCAGGGGCCTCAGCGACCTGCAGCCGGGGGCCTTCGGCGAGAACCTGGTCACCAGGGGCATCGACCTGCTGTCCTTCGCCATCGGCGACCGGCTGAGGGTGGGAGATGGGGTCCTGCTCGAGGTGACCCAGATCGGCAAGGAATGTGTGGACCGTTGCGCCATATACTACGCCGCTGGAGACTGTATCATGCCGCGCGAGGGTATCTTCACGCGGGTGGTCGAGGGCGGAAAGGTGCAGCCGGGCGATGAGATCGTGACGGTGGAAGCGTGA
- the moaC gene encoding cyclic pyranopterin monophosphate synthase MoaC yields the protein MTAERSERQGEGLTHLDERGRARMVDVSSKRVTARTAVARASVVMQKATLDLVLSSGIEKGDVLGTARIAGIMAAKKTSELIPMCHPIAITAVEMDFEVDRKKSSITAVATARTRDRTGIEMEALTAAAVAALTIYDMCKAVDRGMTITAVQLVKKSGGRSGTFLREKE from the coding sequence GTGACGGCCGAGAGGAGCGAGAGACAGGGCGAAGGACTCACCCACCTGGACGAGAGGGGGCGGGCGAGGATGGTGGACGTCTCGTCCAAGCGCGTCACGGCCCGCACGGCGGTGGCGCGGGCCAGCGTGGTCATGCAGAAGGCCACCCTGGACCTCGTCCTGTCCTCGGGGATCGAAAAGGGCGACGTGCTGGGCACGGCGCGCATCGCCGGCATCATGGCCGCCAAGAAGACCAGCGAGCTGATACCCATGTGCCACCCCATCGCCATCACGGCGGTGGAGATGGATTTCGAGGTGGACAGGAAGAAGTCGAGCATCACCGCCGTGGCCACCGCCAGGACCCGGGACCGCACCGGTATCGAGATGGAGGCCTTGACCGCGGCCGCGGTCGCCGCCCTCACCATCTACGACATGTGCAAAGCCGTGGACCGCGGCATGACCATCACCGCGGTGCAGCTCGTGAAGAAGTCCGGGGGCAGGTCCGGGACTTTCCTGCGCGAGAAGGAGTGA